A window from Drosophila kikkawai strain 14028-0561.14 chromosome 2L, DkikHiC1v2, whole genome shotgun sequence encodes these proteins:
- the LOC108085470 gene encoding histone H1-like has product MSDSAVATSASPVAAPPAPVEKKVAAKKASDSGATKAKKAAVPPSHPPTQQMVDASIKNLKERGGSSLLAIKKYITATYKCDAQKLAPFIKKYLKSAVANGKLIQTKGKGASGSFKLSASAKKEPKPKVAAAEKKVKSKKVVTKKVGATAKKAAGAADKKPKAKKAVATKKTAEKKKTEKAKAKDAKKTGVVKAKPAAAKAKPAAAKPNAAKAPKAKAAASAKPKKAVKKATAPATAKKPKAKTTASKK; this is encoded by the coding sequence ATGTCCGACTCTGCAGTGGCAACATCCGCGTCCCCAGTGGCTGCCCCACCAGCGCCAGTTGAGAAGAAGGTGGCCGCCAAAAAGGCATCTGATTCAGGAGCTAccaaggccaagaaggcaGCAGTTCCACCATCACATCCGCCAACTCAACAAATGGTGGATGCTTCCATCAAGAACTTGAAGGAGCGTGGTGGCTCATCGCTTCTGGCaatcaagaaatatatcaCTGCCACCTACAAATGCGACGCCCAGAAACTGGCTCCATTCATCAAGAAGTACTTGAAGTCCGCAGTGGCTAATGGAAAGCTGATCcaaacaaagggaaagggtgcgtctggttccttcaaactgtcggcctctgccaaaaaggagcccaagccaaaggttgcggctgctgagaaaaaagtcaaaagcaaGAAGGTAGTCACCAAGAAAGTCGGAGCCACCGCAAAGAAAGCCGCCGGAGCTGCTGACAAGAAACCCAAGGCTAAGAAGGCCGTTGCCACCAAGAAGACTgccgagaagaagaaaactgagaaggcaaaggccaaggatgccaagaaaactggagtcgtaaaggcaaagccagcagcagcaaaggctaAGCCGGCCGCCGCGAAGCCAAACGCAGCCAAGGCACCGAAGGCCAAGGCAGCAGCGTCCGCCAAGCCTAAGAAGGCAGTGAAGAAAGCAACTGCTCCGGCTACCGCTAAGAAGCCGAAAGCCAAGACCACGGCGTCGAAGAAGTAA
- the LOC121502611 gene encoding histone H2B: MPPKTSGKAAKKAGKAQKNITKNDKKKKRKRKESYAIYIYKVLKQVHPDTGISSKAMSIMNSFVNDIFERIAAEASRLAHYNKRSTITSREIQTAVRLLLPGELAKHAVSEGTKAVTKYTSSK, translated from the coding sequence ATGCCGCCTAAAACCAGTGGAAAGGCAGCCAAGAAGGCTGGCAAGGCCCAGAAGAACATCACTAAGAacgacaagaagaagaagcggaaGAGGAAGGAGAGCTATGCTATCTACATCTACAAGGTCCTGAAGCAGGTCCATCCCGACACTGGCATTTCCTCGAAGGCGATGAGCATCATGAACAGCTTTGTGAATGACATCTTCGAGCGCATTGCTGCCGAGGCTTCTCGTCTGGCGCACTACAACAAGCGCTCGACCATCACCAGTCGGGAAATCCAAACTGCTGTTCGTCTGCTCCTGCCCGGAGAGTTGGCAAAGCACGCCGTCAGTGAGGGAACCAAGGCTGTCACCAAGTACACCAGCTCCAAGTAA
- the LOC121502609 gene encoding histone H2B, with product MPPKTSGKAAKKAGKAQKNITKNDKKKKRKRKESYAIYIYKVLKQVHPDTGISSKAMSIMNSFVNDIFERIAAEASRLAHYNKRSTITSREIQTAVRLLLPGELAKHAVSEGTKAVTKYTSSK from the coding sequence atgccgCCTAAAACCAGTGGAAAGGCAGCCAAGAAGGCTGGCAAGGCCCAGAAGAACATCACTAAGAacgacaagaagaagaagcggaaGAGGAAGGAGAGCTATGCTATCTACATCTACAAGGTCCTGAAGCAGGTCCATCCCGACACTGGCATTTCCTCGAAGGCGATGAGCATCATGAACAGCTTTGTGAATGACATCTTCGAGCGCATTGCTGCCGAGGCTTCTCGTCTGGCGCACTACAACAAGCGCTCGACCATCACCAGTCGGGAAATCCAAACTGCTGTTCGTCTGCTCCTGCCCGGAGAGTTGGCAAAGCACGCCGTCAGTGAGGGAACCAAGGCTGTCACCAAGTACACCAGCTCCAAGTAA
- the LOC121502604 gene encoding histone H2A produces MSGRGKGGKVKGKAKSRSNRAGLQFPVGRIHRLLRKGNYAERVGAGAPVYLAAVMEYLAAEVLELAGNAARDNKKTRIIPRHLQLAIRNDEELNKLLSGVTIAQGGVLPNIQAVLLPKKTEKKA; encoded by the coding sequence atgtcTGGTCGTGGAAAAGGTGGCAAAGTTAAGGGAAAGGCAAAGTCCCGGTCCAACCGTGCCGGACTTCAGTTCCCTGTCGGCCGTATCCATCGTCTGCTCCGCAAGGGCAACTACGCCGAGCGCGTCGGTGCCGGCGCTCCAGTTTACCTGGCTGCCGTGATGGAATATCTGGCCGCTGAGGTTCTCGAGTTGGCTGGCAATGCTGCTCGTGACAACAAGAAGACGAGGATCATCCCGCGTCATCTGCAGCTGGCCATCCGCAACGACGAAGAGTTGAACAAGCTGCTCTCCGGCGTCACCATTGCCCAGGGAGGTGTGTTGCccaacatccaggctgttctgttgcccaagaagaccgagaagaaggcttaa
- the LOC121502601 gene encoding histone H2A-like, which translates to MSGRGKGGKVKEKAKSRSNRAGLQFPVGRIHRLLRKGNYAERVGAGAPVYLAAVMEYLAAEVLELAGNAARDNKKTRIIPRHLQLAIRNDEELNKLLSGVTIAQGGVLPNIQAVLLPKKTEKKA; encoded by the coding sequence atgtcTGGTCGTGGAAAAGGTGGCAAAGTTAAGGAAAAGGCAAAGTCCCGGTCCAACCGTGCCGGACTTCAGTTCCCTGTCGGCCGTATCCATCGTCTGCTCCGCAAGGGCAACTACGCCGAGCGCGTCGGTGCCGGCGCTCCAGTTTACCTTGCTGCCGTGATGGAATATCTGGCCGCTGAGGTTCTCGAGTTGGCTGGCAATGCTGCTCGTGACAACAAGAAGACGAGGATCATCCCGCGTCATCTGCAGCTGGCCATCCGCAACGACGAAGAGTTGAACAAGCTGCTCTCCGGCGTCACCATTGCCCAGGGAGGTGTGTTGCccaacatccaggctgttctgttgcccaagaagaccgagaagaaggcttaa
- the LOC138928552 gene encoding mucin-21-like encodes MGKKYKTPKSPKSPKKGHQADMAEGEGISTAPATQTSAAASTAAAATMEATTTNAALALSATPAAASINETISVTLPHQTQRGKRKHHSDTSAATSSANNSGSDGSSSDDGMISDGLHNGSNDGIHYESDNNNNNAVPKTNNSSNGCTS; translated from the coding sequence ATGGGCAAGAAATATAAAACTCCAAAAAGTCCCAAGAGCCCGAAAAAAGGCCACCAAGCTGATATGGCCGAGGGTGAGGGCATATCGACGGCTCCTGCCACACAAACCAGTGCAGCTGCCTCAACTGCGGCCGCAGCCACTAtggaagcaacaacaacaaacgcagCGCTGGCACTCTCTGCGACACCAGCAGCGGCAAGCATCAACGAAACGATTAGTGTGACCCTCCCCCACCAAACACAAAGGGGTAAGAGGAAGCATCACAGCGACACGTCTGCAGCTACGTCAAGCGCCAACAACAGTGGCagcgacggcagcagcagtgacGACGGAATGATCAGCGACGGCCTCCACAACGGAAGCAACGATGGCATCCACTACGaaagcgacaacaacaacaacaatgccgTTCCGaaaaccaacaacagcagcaacggcTGCACCAGCTGa
- the LOC138927889 gene encoding histone H4 — translation MTGRGKGGKGLGKGGAKRHRKVLRDNIQGITKPAIRRLARRGGVKRISGLIYEETRGVLKVFLENVIRDAVTYTEHAKRKTVTAMDVVYALKRQGRTLYGFGG, via the coding sequence atgaCTGGTCGCGGTAAAGGAGGCAAAGGCTTGGGAAAAGGTGGCGCCAAGCGTCATCGCAAAGTGCTGCGTGATAACATCCAGGGTATCACAAAGCCAGCCATCCGTCGTCTGGCTCGGCGTGGCGGCGTGAAGCGCATTTCGGGACTCATTTACGAGGAAACCCGTGGTGTTCTGAAGGTGTTTTTGGAGAACGTGATCCGTGATGCCGTCACCTACACTGAACACGCCAAGAGGAAGACCGTCACAGCCATGGACGTCGTCTACGCCCTGAAGAGACAAGGCCGCACCCTGTACGGTTTCGGCGGTTAA
- the LOC121502598 gene encoding histone H3: MARTKQTARKSTGGKAPRKQLATKAARKSAPATGGVKKPHRYRPGTVALREIRRYQKSTELLIRKLPFQRLVREIAQDFKTDLRFQSSAVMALQEASEAYLVGLFEDTNLCAIHAKRVTIMPKDIQLARRIRGERA, from the coding sequence atggcccGTACCAAGCAGACCGCTCGCAAATCGACTGGTGGCAAGGCGCCACGCAAACAACTGGCAACCAAGGCCGCTCGCAAGAGTGCCCCAGCCACCGGTGGTGTGAAGAAGCCCCATCGCTATCGCCCCGGAACTGTGGCTCTGCGTGAGATCCGTCGCTACCAGAAGAGTACCGAGCTGCTGATCCGCAAGCTGCCTTTCCAGCGCTTGGTGCGTGAAATCGCTCAGGACTTCAAGACTGACCTGCGCTTCCAGAGCTCGGCCGTGATGGCTCTGCAGGAAGCTAGCGAAGCCTACCTGGTTGGTCTCTTTGAAGATACCAACTTGTGTGCCATCCACGCCAAGCGAGTCACAATCATGCCCAAGGACATCCAGCTGGCCCGTCGTATCCGTGGCGAGCGTGCTTAA